A genomic region of Tamandua tetradactyla isolate mTamTet1 chromosome 2, mTamTet1.pri, whole genome shotgun sequence contains the following coding sequences:
- the HRCT1 gene encoding histidine-rich carboxyl terminus protein 1, whose protein sequence is MLGLLGRTALAGLVVGAVVTVLLLLLLLATCLHHGRQDRDVERNRQAARRNRGRVAWPWLLRGQGHLGRLHHPHRLGHVCRGLHGGLHHHHPHHPAQRHHHHHHHVPRGRR, encoded by the coding sequence ATGCTGGGCCTCCTGGGCAGAACCGCCCTTGCGGGCCTGGTCGTGGGCGCTGTGGTGACcgttttgctgctgctgctgctgctggccaCCTGCCTTCACCACGGACGCCAGGACCGTGACGTGGAGAGGAACCGAcaggctgcaaggagaaaccgAGGCCGGGTGGCCTGGCCCTGGCTGCTCCGAGGACAGGGCCACCTGGGACGCCTTCACCATCCCCACCGCCTCGGCCACGTCTGTCGCGGGCTCCACGGCggcctccaccaccaccacccccaccatcctGCGCAgcgtcaccatcaccaccaccaccacgtcCCCCGGGGCCGCCGCTGA